One genomic segment of Equus przewalskii isolate Varuska chromosome 13, EquPr2, whole genome shotgun sequence includes these proteins:
- the LOC103560826 gene encoding H2B.U histone 2 has product MPELSRSAPAPKKGSKKAISKAQKKDGKKRKRGRKESYSIYVYKVLKQVHPDTGISSKAMGIMNSFVNDIFERIASEASRLAHYNKRSTITSREVQTAVRLLLPGELAKHAVSEGTKAVTKYTSSK; this is encoded by the coding sequence ATGCCAGAGCTCTCCCGTTCGGCGCCGGCGCCCAAAAAGGGCTCCAAAAAGGCTATTAGCAAGGCGCAGAAGAAGGACGGCAAAAAGCGTAAGCGCGGCCGCAAGGAGAGCTACTCCATCTACGTGTACAAGGTGCTGAAGCAGGTCCACCCCGACACCGGCATCTCGTCCAAGGCCATGGGCATCATGAACTCGTTCGTCAACGACATCTTCGAGCGCATCGCCAGCGAGGCCTCCCGCCTGGCGCACTACAACAAGCGCTCGACCATCACGTCCCGCGAGGTGCAGACGGCCGTGCGCCTGCTGCTGCCCGGCGAGCTGGCCAAGCACGCCGTGTCCGAGGGCACCAAGGCCGTCACCAAGTACACCAGCTCCAAGTGA
- the H2AC25 gene encoding histone H2A type 3, with product MSGRGKQGGKARAKAKSRSSRAGLQFPVGRVHRLLRKGNYSERVGAGAPVYLAAVLEYLTAEILELAGNAARDNKKTRIIPRHLQLAIRNDEELNKLLGRVTIAQGGVLPNIQAVLLPKKTESHHKAKGK from the coding sequence ATGTCGGGCCGTGGTAAGCAGGGCGGCAAAGCGCGCGCGAAAGCCAAGTCGCGGTCTTCGCGCGCAGGCTTGCAGTTCCCCGTGGGGCGCGTGCACCGGTTGCTCCGTAAAGGCAACTATTCGGAGCGCGTGGGCGCCGGCGCGCCGGTCTACCTGGCGGCGGTGCTCGAGTACCTGACAGCCGAGATCCTGGAGCTGGCGGGCAACGCGGCGCGCGACAACAAGAAGACGCGCATCATCCCGCGCCACCTGCAGCTGGCCATCCGCAACGACGAGGAGCTCAACAAGCTGTTGGGCCGCGTGACCATCGCGCAGGGCGGCGTCCTGCCTAACATCCAGGCCGTGCTGCTGCCCAAGAAGACGGAGAGCCACCACAAGGCGAAGGGCAAGTGA
- the LOC103560825 gene encoding histone H2B type 3-B, translated as MPDPSKAAPAPKKGSKKAVTKAQKKDGKKRKRSRKESYSIYVYKVLKQVHPDTGISSKAMGIMNSFVNDIFERIASEASRLAHYNKRSTITSREVQTAVRLLLPGELAKHAVSEGTKAVTKYTSSK; from the coding sequence ATGCCTGACCCGTCCAAAGCGGCTCCCGCGCCGAAGAAGGGCTCTAAAAAGGCCGTCACCAAAGCGCAGAAGAAGGACGGCAAGAAGCGCAAGCGCAGCCGCAAGGAGAGCTACTCCATCTACGTGTACAAGGTGCTGAAGCAGGTCCACCCCGACACCGGCATCTCGTCCAAGGCCATGGGCATCATGAACTCGTTCGTCAACGACATCTTCGAGCGCATCGCCAGCGAGGCCTCCCGCCTGGCGCACTACAACAAGCGCTCGACCATCACGTCCCGCGAGGTGCAGACGGCCGTGCGCCTGCTGCTGCCCGGCGAGCTGGCCAAGCACGCCGTGTCCGAGGGCACCAAGGCCGTCACCAAGTACACCAGCTCCAAGTGA